One Paramisgurnus dabryanus chromosome 10, PD_genome_1.1, whole genome shotgun sequence genomic region harbors:
- the synj1 gene encoding synaptojanin-1 isoform X6 has translation MAFSKGYRIYHKLDPPPYSVIVETRNQEECLMFESGAVAVLSAVEKETIKSAYTKMLDAYGILGVLRLNLGDSMLHSLVVVTGCSSVGKIQESEVFRVTGTDFVSLKNDPTDEDRIADVRKILNSGNFYFAWSSTGVSLDLSLNAHRRIREDISDNRFFWNQSLHLHLKHYGVNCDDWLLRLMCGGVEIRTIYAGHKQAKACVISRLSSERAGTRFNVRGTNDDGQVANFVETEQAIFLDDKVSSFIQIRGSIPLFWEQPGLQVGSHRVKLSRGFEANAPAFERHFSALRRLYGKQVIINLLGMKEGEHMLSKAFQSHLKASEHANAVKMLNFDYHQMVKGGKTDKLTTVLKPQISKFLEECGFFSHSTESGIQRCQAGTIRSNCLDCLDRTNSVQAFIALEMLPKQLEDMGLTEKPQLVARFQEVFRTMWSTNGDSISKIYAGTGALDGKAKGGKLKDGARSVTRTIQNNFFDSSKQEAIDVLRLGSTLNSDLADKARALLTTSSLYVSEPILQSASPRVLLGMCQNHYKYTRPKKIRVCVGTWNVNGGKQFRSIAFRNHTLNDWLLDAPKKAGHPEFQDSKSNPVDIFAIGFEEMVELNAGNIVSASTTNQKLWAAELQKNISRDQRYVLLASEQLVGVCLFIFIRPQHAPFIRDVAVDTVKTGMGGATGNKGGVAIRMLFHTTSICFVCSHFAAGQSQVKERNDDYNEIARKLSFPMGRLLYSHDYVFWCGDFNYRISLPNEEVKELIKQQNWEALVGGDQLVEQKNAGQVFRGFIEGKLDFAPTYKYDLFSEDYDTSEKCRTPAWTDRVLWKRRKWNFDKTAEEMELNVVGASVNEEDPYPWSPGDLKYYGRAELKTSDHRPVVAIIDMDVLEVDPEARHQVYKEVIAHQGPPDGTILVSLCSSGPDDYFDDALIDDLLDKFANFGEVILIRFVEEKMWVTFLEGYSALAALSLSASTVNGKTIDIRLRSSGWIKSLEEEMSVERICGSIPTSSSSTLLAENSEMGEEFDMEGDVDEEVEDILQQNLQPGVGSEPGVSPTPSPRGSPCPSPTQGEPAPPIRPSRAPPRTAGPPQGSPVEYQPAGAPSYQTLEPKRPPPPRPNIPPARPAPPQRPPPPSGQKSPALARADAAARGQATGSAPGGTPRPIPPRAGVISVPPQARPPPPSHPGAPRPTAEVHPGAPRPTSDNHPGAPRPEPQSKPADLPLGPPPTLPGPMRPQMISPMQPQPISPMQPSVQAQVPPPIQSQLPPPMQPTFPTPLVPQAAGPAQASSTGASASPQPGLASPKPPPRSRSTHGLPPEATPPSTPATASQEQSSG, from the exons ATGGCTTTCAGCAAAGGTTATCGTATTTATCATAAACTGGACCCACCTCCATACAGTGTGATTGTGGAAACCAGAAATCAAGAAGAATGCCTGATGTTTGAGTCTGGAGCCGTCGCCGTTCTCT CGGCAGTAGAGAAGGAGACCATCAAATCAGCATACACCAAGATGTTGGATGCGTATGGGATCCTGGGAGTTCTTCGTCTCAACCTTG GGGATTCAATGCTACACAGCCTGGTGGTCGTAACAGGCTGTAGTTCTGTTGGAAAAATCCAAGAATCCGAAGTCTTTCGAGTGACTGGAACAGACTTCGTCTCTCTTAAGAACGACCCCACAGATGAGGACCGGATCGCGGACGTCAGAAAAATCTTAAATTCCGGCAACTTCTATTTTGCATGGTCCTCCACCGGAGTGAGTTTGGACCTTAGCTTGAACGCACACCGTAGAATCCGAGAAGACATATCCGACAACCGCTTTTTCTG GAATCAGTCCCTGCACCTGCATCTCAAACATTACGGAGTGAACTGTGATGATTGGTTGTTGAGGTTGATGTGTGGTGGGGTGGAGATCCGTACTATCTACGCTGGGCACAAGCAGGCCAAAGCTTGCGTAATCTCTCGGCTTAGCTCGGAGAGAGCGGGCACGCGTTTCAACGTCCGGGGGACGAATGACGATGGCCAGGTGGCCAACTTTGTGGAGACTGAACAG GCTATTTTTCTTGACGACAAGGTGTCATCCTTCATTCAGATCCGAGGGTCAATACCTCTGTTCTGGGAGCAGCCGGGTCTTCAG GTTGGTTCTCACCGTGTTAAGCTGTCCCGTGGTTTTGAAGCAAACGCGCCGGCTTTTGAAAG ACATTTCAGTGCTTTGAGGAGGCTGTACGGCAAACAGGTGATCATCAACCTGCTGGGTATGAAGGAGGGTGAGCACATGCTCAGCAAAGCATTCCAG AGTCACCTAAAAGCTTCAGAACACGCCAACGCTGTGAAAATGTTGAACTTCGACTATCATCAAATGGTTAAAGGTGGGAAGACAGACAAGCTCACCACTGTTCTGAAACCTCAGATCAGCAAGTTTCTGGAGGAATGTGGTTTCTTTAGCCATTCAACAGAGTCCGGCATTCAGAG GTGCCAAGCGGGAACCATCCGTTCCAATTGTCTAGACTGCTTGGATAGGACGAACAGCGTCCAGGCCTTCATTGCACTGGAG ATGCTTCCAAAACAGTTGGAAGACATGGGACTGACTGAGAAGCCTCAGTTGGTGGCACGGTTTCAGGAGGTCTTCCGAACCATGTGGTCCACCAATGGAGACTCCATCAGCAAGATCTACGCAGGCACCGGTGCTCTGGATGGCAAGGCTAAG GGTGGAAAGCTGAAAGACGGTGCTCGTTCTGTCACCAGAACCATCCAGAACAACTTCTTTGACAGCTCTAAGCAGGAAGCCATTGACGTACTGAGACTGGGCAGCACCCTTAACAGTGACCTTGCAGATAAAGCACGAGCCCTTCTCACAACCAGCAGCCTGTATG TCTCTGAGCCAATTTTACAGTCAG CTTCTCCTAGGGTGCTGTTGGGTATGTGTCAGAACCACTACAAATACACCCGACCCAAGAAGATCAGAGTGTGCGTGGGCACTTGGAACGTAAATGGTGGCAAGCAGTTTCGTAGCATTGCGTTTCGTAACCACACCCTCAATGACTGGCTTCTGGACGCCCCTAAAAAAGCTGGTCACCCAGAATTTCAAG ATAGCAAATCTAACCCCGTGGACATATTCGCTATCGGCTTTGAGGAAATGGTGGAGCTGAATGCAGGCAATATTGTCAGCGCAAG CACCACCAATCAAAAGCTGTGGGCCGCTGAGCTACAGAAGAACATCTCACGGGATCAGAGATATGTGCTGCTGGCCTCAGAGCAGCTGGTGGGTGTGTGTCTGTTCATCTTCATACGCCCTCAGCATGCACCTTTCATCAG GGATGTTGCGGTTGATACTGTAAAGACCGGAATGGGCGGTGCCACTGGTAATAAAGGGGGTGTGGCCATCCGGATGCTCTTCCACACCACCAGCATCTGCTTCGTGTGCTCGCACTTTGCTGCTGGCCAATCACAGGTCAAGGAGAGGAATGATGACTACAACGAGATTGCACGCAAGCTCTCCTTCCCCATG gGTCGTCTGCTGTACTCCCATGATTACGTATTCTGGTGTGGAGATTTTAACTACCGGATAAGTCTGCCCAATGAAGAGGTAAAGGAGCTGATTAAACAGCAGAATTGGGAAGCTCTGGTCGGTGGAGATCAATTGGTGGAGCAGAAGAATGCTGGACAG GTGTTTAGGGGTTTCATTGAAGGAAAGCTAGATTTTGCTCCCACCTACAAATATGACCTGTTTTCTGAGGACTACGACACCAGTGAGAAGTGCCGCACACCTGCCTGGACCGACCGTGTGCTTTGGAAGAGAAGAAAGTGGAACTTTGATAAAACCG CAGAAGAGATGGAGTTGAATGTAGTCGGAGCTTCAGTGAATGAGGAAGATCCGTACCCATGGAGCCCTGGAGATCTAAAGTACTATGGTAGAGCAGAGCTAAAGACCTCTGATCACAG GCCTGTGGTGGCCATCATAGACATGGATGTGCTAGAGGTGGATCCAGAGGCCAGACATCAGGTGTATAAGGAAGTGATCGCCCATCAGGGTCCACCTGATGGCACTATCCTTGTCTCTCTCTGCTCATCTGGTCCCGATGACTATTTCGATGATGCTTTGATTGACGACCTGCTGGACAAGTTTGCCAACTTCGGGGAGGTCATTCTTATCAG GTTTGTTGAGGAGAAAATGTGGGTGACGTTTTTGGAGGGCTACTCTGCGCTGGCTGCTCTGTCTTTGAGCGCCTCTACT GTAAATGGAAAGACCATAGACATCCGTCTGAGGAGTTCTGGTTGGATAAAGAGTCTTGAAGAGGAAATGAGTGTGGAGAGAATCTGTGGCAGTATTCCGACATCCAGCAGCTCTACCCTGCTAGCGGAAAACTCTGAGATGGGAGAGGAGTTTGACATGGAAG GTGACGTGGACGAGGAGGTTGAAGATATCTTACAACAGAACCTACAGCCTGGAGTGGGCAGTGAGCCGGGTGTGTCCCCCACCCCATCCCCTCGCGGCAGCCCTTGCCCCTCTCCCACCCAAGGAGAGCCTGCTCCTCCAATCCGGCCCAGCAGAGCCCCTCCACGCACAGCCGGACCACCACAGG GTTCTCCTGTTGAATATCAGCCGGCTGGAGCGCCTTCATATCAGACACTGGAGCCAAAACGCCCACCTCCACCTCGCCCTAATATCCCACCAGCCCGACCTGCACCCCCACAACGACCACCACCACCCTCAG GACAAAAAAGTCCAGCGTTAGCACGTGCAGATGCTGCTG CTCGAGGTCAAGCCACTGGATCAGCACCTGGTGGTACCCCAAGGCCG ATCCCACCCAGAGCAGGAGTCATCAGTGTTCCTCCTCAAGCCAGACCTCCGCCTCCTTCTCATCCTGGAGCCCCCAGACCCACAGCAGAGGTGCATCCTGGAGCCCCTCGTCCCACATCTGATAATCACCCTGGAGCACCAAGGCCCGAACCCCAGAGCAAACCAGCTGATCTGCCTCTGG GTCCTCCCCCGACACTGCCAGGTCCCATGAGACCTCAGATGATATCACCCATGCAACCTCAGCCCATCTCTCCAATGCAGCCATCGGTTCAAGCCCAGGTGCCCCCACCCATTCAATCCCAGCTTCCTCCACCAATGCAGCCCACCTTTCCCACCCCTTTGGTACCTCAAGCTGCTGGACCTGCCCAAGCATCATCTACTGGAGCTTCTGCCAGCCCTCAGCCTGGACTAGCTTCTCCCAAGCCTCCACCCAGGAGCCGGTCAACTCATGGACTGCCACCTGAGGCCACTCCTCCCTCTACTCCGGCTACAGCATCTCAG GAGCAATCCTCAGGTTGA
- the synj1 gene encoding synaptojanin-1 isoform X5, with protein MAFSKGYRIYHKLDPPPYSVIVETRNQEECLMFESGAVAVLSAVEKETIKSAYTKMLDAYGILGVLRLNLGDSMLHSLVVVTGCSSVGKIQESEVFRVTGTDFVSLKNDPTDEDRIADVRKILNSGNFYFAWSSTGVSLDLSLNAHRRIREDISDNRFFWNQSLHLHLKHYGVNCDDWLLRLMCGGVEIRTIYAGHKQAKACVISRLSSERAGTRFNVRGTNDDGQVANFVETEQAIFLDDKVSSFIQIRGSIPLFWEQPGLQVGSHRVKLSRGFEANAPAFERHFSALRRLYGKQVIINLLGMKEGEHMLSKAFQSHLKASEHANAVKMLNFDYHQMVKGGKTDKLTTVLKPQISKFLEECGFFSHSTESGIQRCQAGTIRSNCLDCLDRTNSVQAFIALEMLPKQLEDMGLTEKPQLVARFQEVFRTMWSTNGDSISKIYAGTGALDGKAKGGKLKDGARSVTRTIQNNFFDSSKQEAIDVLRLGSTLNSDLADKARALLTTSSLYVSEPILQSASPRVLLGMCQNHYKYTRPKKIRVCVGTWNVNGGKQFRSIAFRNHTLNDWLLDAPKKAGHPEFQDSKSNPVDIFAIGFEEMVELNAGNIVSASTTNQKLWAAELQKNISRDQRYVLLASEQLVGVCLFIFIRPQHAPFIRDVAVDTVKTGMGGATGNKGGVAIRMLFHTTSICFVCSHFAAGQSQVKERNDDYNEIARKLSFPMGRLLYSHDYVFWCGDFNYRISLPNEEVKELIKQQNWEALVGGDQLVEQKNAGQVFRGFIEGKLDFAPTYKYDLFSEDYDTSEKCRTPAWTDRVLWKRRKWNFDKTAEEMELNVVGASVNEEDPYPWSPGDLKYYGRAELKTSDHRPVVAIIDMDVLEVDPEARHQVYKEVIAHQGPPDGTILVSLCSSGPDDYFDDALIDDLLDKFANFGEVILIRFVEEKMWVTFLEGYSALAALSLSASTVNGKTIDIRLRSSGWIKSLEEEMSVERICGSIPTSSSSTLLAENSEMGEEFDMEGDVDEEVEDILQQNLQPGVGSEPGVSPTPSPRGSPCPSPTQGEPAPPIRPSRAPPRTAGPPQGSPVEYQPAGAPSYQTLEPKRPPPPRPNIPPARPAPPQRPPPPSGQKSPALARADAAARGQATGSAPGGTPRPIPPRAGVISVPPQARPPPPSHPGAPRPTAEVHPGAPRPTSDNHPGAPRPEPQSKPADLPLGPPPTLPGPMRPQMISPMQPQPISPMQPSVQAQVPPPIQSQLPPPMQPTFPTPLVPQAAGPAQASSTGASASPQPGLASPKPPPRSRSTHGLPPEATPPSTPATASQQEQSSG; from the exons ATGGCTTTCAGCAAAGGTTATCGTATTTATCATAAACTGGACCCACCTCCATACAGTGTGATTGTGGAAACCAGAAATCAAGAAGAATGCCTGATGTTTGAGTCTGGAGCCGTCGCCGTTCTCT CGGCAGTAGAGAAGGAGACCATCAAATCAGCATACACCAAGATGTTGGATGCGTATGGGATCCTGGGAGTTCTTCGTCTCAACCTTG GGGATTCAATGCTACACAGCCTGGTGGTCGTAACAGGCTGTAGTTCTGTTGGAAAAATCCAAGAATCCGAAGTCTTTCGAGTGACTGGAACAGACTTCGTCTCTCTTAAGAACGACCCCACAGATGAGGACCGGATCGCGGACGTCAGAAAAATCTTAAATTCCGGCAACTTCTATTTTGCATGGTCCTCCACCGGAGTGAGTTTGGACCTTAGCTTGAACGCACACCGTAGAATCCGAGAAGACATATCCGACAACCGCTTTTTCTG GAATCAGTCCCTGCACCTGCATCTCAAACATTACGGAGTGAACTGTGATGATTGGTTGTTGAGGTTGATGTGTGGTGGGGTGGAGATCCGTACTATCTACGCTGGGCACAAGCAGGCCAAAGCTTGCGTAATCTCTCGGCTTAGCTCGGAGAGAGCGGGCACGCGTTTCAACGTCCGGGGGACGAATGACGATGGCCAGGTGGCCAACTTTGTGGAGACTGAACAG GCTATTTTTCTTGACGACAAGGTGTCATCCTTCATTCAGATCCGAGGGTCAATACCTCTGTTCTGGGAGCAGCCGGGTCTTCAG GTTGGTTCTCACCGTGTTAAGCTGTCCCGTGGTTTTGAAGCAAACGCGCCGGCTTTTGAAAG ACATTTCAGTGCTTTGAGGAGGCTGTACGGCAAACAGGTGATCATCAACCTGCTGGGTATGAAGGAGGGTGAGCACATGCTCAGCAAAGCATTCCAG AGTCACCTAAAAGCTTCAGAACACGCCAACGCTGTGAAAATGTTGAACTTCGACTATCATCAAATGGTTAAAGGTGGGAAGACAGACAAGCTCACCACTGTTCTGAAACCTCAGATCAGCAAGTTTCTGGAGGAATGTGGTTTCTTTAGCCATTCAACAGAGTCCGGCATTCAGAG GTGCCAAGCGGGAACCATCCGTTCCAATTGTCTAGACTGCTTGGATAGGACGAACAGCGTCCAGGCCTTCATTGCACTGGAG ATGCTTCCAAAACAGTTGGAAGACATGGGACTGACTGAGAAGCCTCAGTTGGTGGCACGGTTTCAGGAGGTCTTCCGAACCATGTGGTCCACCAATGGAGACTCCATCAGCAAGATCTACGCAGGCACCGGTGCTCTGGATGGCAAGGCTAAG GGTGGAAAGCTGAAAGACGGTGCTCGTTCTGTCACCAGAACCATCCAGAACAACTTCTTTGACAGCTCTAAGCAGGAAGCCATTGACGTACTGAGACTGGGCAGCACCCTTAACAGTGACCTTGCAGATAAAGCACGAGCCCTTCTCACAACCAGCAGCCTGTATG TCTCTGAGCCAATTTTACAGTCAG CTTCTCCTAGGGTGCTGTTGGGTATGTGTCAGAACCACTACAAATACACCCGACCCAAGAAGATCAGAGTGTGCGTGGGCACTTGGAACGTAAATGGTGGCAAGCAGTTTCGTAGCATTGCGTTTCGTAACCACACCCTCAATGACTGGCTTCTGGACGCCCCTAAAAAAGCTGGTCACCCAGAATTTCAAG ATAGCAAATCTAACCCCGTGGACATATTCGCTATCGGCTTTGAGGAAATGGTGGAGCTGAATGCAGGCAATATTGTCAGCGCAAG CACCACCAATCAAAAGCTGTGGGCCGCTGAGCTACAGAAGAACATCTCACGGGATCAGAGATATGTGCTGCTGGCCTCAGAGCAGCTGGTGGGTGTGTGTCTGTTCATCTTCATACGCCCTCAGCATGCACCTTTCATCAG GGATGTTGCGGTTGATACTGTAAAGACCGGAATGGGCGGTGCCACTGGTAATAAAGGGGGTGTGGCCATCCGGATGCTCTTCCACACCACCAGCATCTGCTTCGTGTGCTCGCACTTTGCTGCTGGCCAATCACAGGTCAAGGAGAGGAATGATGACTACAACGAGATTGCACGCAAGCTCTCCTTCCCCATG gGTCGTCTGCTGTACTCCCATGATTACGTATTCTGGTGTGGAGATTTTAACTACCGGATAAGTCTGCCCAATGAAGAGGTAAAGGAGCTGATTAAACAGCAGAATTGGGAAGCTCTGGTCGGTGGAGATCAATTGGTGGAGCAGAAGAATGCTGGACAG GTGTTTAGGGGTTTCATTGAAGGAAAGCTAGATTTTGCTCCCACCTACAAATATGACCTGTTTTCTGAGGACTACGACACCAGTGAGAAGTGCCGCACACCTGCCTGGACCGACCGTGTGCTTTGGAAGAGAAGAAAGTGGAACTTTGATAAAACCG CAGAAGAGATGGAGTTGAATGTAGTCGGAGCTTCAGTGAATGAGGAAGATCCGTACCCATGGAGCCCTGGAGATCTAAAGTACTATGGTAGAGCAGAGCTAAAGACCTCTGATCACAG GCCTGTGGTGGCCATCATAGACATGGATGTGCTAGAGGTGGATCCAGAGGCCAGACATCAGGTGTATAAGGAAGTGATCGCCCATCAGGGTCCACCTGATGGCACTATCCTTGTCTCTCTCTGCTCATCTGGTCCCGATGACTATTTCGATGATGCTTTGATTGACGACCTGCTGGACAAGTTTGCCAACTTCGGGGAGGTCATTCTTATCAG GTTTGTTGAGGAGAAAATGTGGGTGACGTTTTTGGAGGGCTACTCTGCGCTGGCTGCTCTGTCTTTGAGCGCCTCTACT GTAAATGGAAAGACCATAGACATCCGTCTGAGGAGTTCTGGTTGGATAAAGAGTCTTGAAGAGGAAATGAGTGTGGAGAGAATCTGTGGCAGTATTCCGACATCCAGCAGCTCTACCCTGCTAGCGGAAAACTCTGAGATGGGAGAGGAGTTTGACATGGAAG GTGACGTGGACGAGGAGGTTGAAGATATCTTACAACAGAACCTACAGCCTGGAGTGGGCAGTGAGCCGGGTGTGTCCCCCACCCCATCCCCTCGCGGCAGCCCTTGCCCCTCTCCCACCCAAGGAGAGCCTGCTCCTCCAATCCGGCCCAGCAGAGCCCCTCCACGCACAGCCGGACCACCACAGG GTTCTCCTGTTGAATATCAGCCGGCTGGAGCGCCTTCATATCAGACACTGGAGCCAAAACGCCCACCTCCACCTCGCCCTAATATCCCACCAGCCCGACCTGCACCCCCACAACGACCACCACCACCCTCAG GACAAAAAAGTCCAGCGTTAGCACGTGCAGATGCTGCTG CTCGAGGTCAAGCCACTGGATCAGCACCTGGTGGTACCCCAAGGCCG ATCCCACCCAGAGCAGGAGTCATCAGTGTTCCTCCTCAAGCCAGACCTCCGCCTCCTTCTCATCCTGGAGCCCCCAGACCCACAGCAGAGGTGCATCCTGGAGCCCCTCGTCCCACATCTGATAATCACCCTGGAGCACCAAGGCCCGAACCCCAGAGCAAACCAGCTGATCTGCCTCTGG GTCCTCCCCCGACACTGCCAGGTCCCATGAGACCTCAGATGATATCACCCATGCAACCTCAGCCCATCTCTCCAATGCAGCCATCGGTTCAAGCCCAGGTGCCCCCACCCATTCAATCCCAGCTTCCTCCACCAATGCAGCCCACCTTTCCCACCCCTTTGGTACCTCAAGCTGCTGGACCTGCCCAAGCATCATCTACTGGAGCTTCTGCCAGCCCTCAGCCTGGACTAGCTTCTCCCAAGCCTCCACCCAGGAGCCGGTCAACTCATGGACTGCCACCTGAGGCCACTCCTCCCTCTACTCCGGCTACAGCATCTCAG CAGGAGCAATCCTCAGGTTGA